Proteins from one Natrinema salinisoli genomic window:
- a CDS encoding ABC transporter ATP-binding protein, with translation MFNYTVRGSRSPVRDRAGERESTTAVRLDGVTHEYGASGGRLRSSDERTVTALRDVSIEVPMGTTIGLEGPSGSGKSTVLHAVAGLLVPTAGRVELRGTDIAALSDAERTRVRRHHIGIVFQRFHLLPSLSARANVALPLVQSGLPRSDRRERATNLLHDVGLGDRITHRPGELSGGERQRVAIARALATDPDVIVADEPTGELDTATGTAVLELLTDIGRDRAVVVASHDEATLDVADRVITLCDGRVDDVR, from the coding sequence ATGTTCAACTACACAGTACGCGGTTCGCGATCGCCGGTGCGGGATCGGGCGGGTGAACGCGAATCGACGACGGCCGTTCGGCTCGACGGGGTAACCCACGAATACGGAGCGAGCGGCGGCCGACTCCGCTCGAGTGACGAGCGGACGGTGACTGCGCTTCGCGACGTCTCGATCGAGGTCCCGATGGGGACGACGATCGGGCTCGAGGGGCCGAGCGGAAGCGGGAAGTCGACGGTGTTACACGCGGTCGCGGGGCTGCTCGTCCCGACGGCAGGCAGGGTGGAACTGCGGGGGACCGACATCGCGGCGCTGTCGGACGCGGAACGGACGCGAGTGCGGCGACACCACATCGGAATCGTGTTCCAGCGGTTCCACCTCCTGCCGTCGCTGTCCGCGCGCGCGAACGTCGCGTTGCCCCTCGTCCAGTCCGGCCTCCCGCGATCGGACCGGCGAGAGCGCGCGACGAACCTGCTGCACGACGTCGGTCTCGGTGATCGCATTACGCACCGTCCCGGCGAGCTCAGCGGCGGCGAACGACAGCGAGTCGCGATCGCACGAGCGCTGGCCACGGACCCGGACGTGATCGTGGCCGACGAGCCGACGGGCGAGCTCGACACGGCGACCGGAACGGCGGTCCTCGAGTTGTTGACCGACATCGGACGCGATCGGGCGGTGGTGGTCGCGTCGCACGACGAGGCGACGCTCGACGTCGCGGATCGCGTGATCACGCTGTGTGACGGACGGGTGGACGATGTCAGATGA
- a CDS encoding ABC transporter permease gives MSDEGDELPDDVGSGRRARWRGIVGLTLSRWWQRATRTTVSRIASTIAAVALTIALLVVVTGIALALADGGVANQDDADVRITPEEGGTLSSVDGVEGPRLGATNDRAATIRSHDGVEHASPVLLETGQLESSDGDPRTVRLVGVVPDDEPRTIAGLSTADLESGDPHYANGSYSGPRTGEIVLSSTAAERLDASPGDELAVSTGPGGRTSSAAPSVRVTAVADEGASGSDAPIALVHLSELQSVSGADDGQLADRVLVWGEPRAAQSAATDAYPAAAVEVAGGTDPSSLFDDGLAFATSVIALLVSVTICASFVATTMGMTVDEDRQMLAVLESVGFPTYSRLAVVAVSTGITTLGGSIVGIGVGMIGIVGINTIAGGTVAPGAVAHFHPLFVPYAIAVALLSGLVAVPYPLAVAARTSVLEEVNR, from the coding sequence ATGTCAGATGAGGGCGACGAACTGCCCGACGACGTCGGTTCGGGCCGCCGGGCGCGCTGGCGGGGCATCGTCGGATTGACGCTCTCCAGATGGTGGCAGCGAGCGACGCGAACGACGGTGAGCCGAATCGCATCGACGATCGCCGCCGTCGCGCTGACGATCGCGCTGCTGGTCGTCGTGACGGGGATCGCACTGGCGCTCGCCGACGGTGGCGTAGCGAACCAGGACGACGCCGACGTCCGTATTACGCCCGAAGAGGGCGGTACGCTCTCGTCCGTCGACGGAGTCGAAGGACCGCGCCTCGGCGCGACCAACGACCGGGCCGCGACGATTCGGTCACACGACGGCGTCGAGCACGCATCGCCGGTGTTGCTCGAGACGGGACAGCTCGAGTCCTCGGACGGCGACCCCCGAACCGTCCGTCTGGTCGGTGTCGTTCCGGACGACGAGCCGCGGACCATCGCCGGCCTGTCGACGGCCGATCTCGAGTCGGGTGATCCCCACTACGCGAACGGGTCGTACAGCGGTCCACGGACCGGTGAAATCGTACTCTCTTCGACCGCGGCGGAGCGGCTCGATGCGTCTCCGGGCGACGAGCTCGCGGTTTCGACGGGTCCGGGCGGGCGGACGAGTAGTGCCGCTCCCTCGGTGCGGGTGACGGCCGTCGCGGACGAGGGGGCGAGCGGATCCGACGCGCCGATCGCACTGGTTCACCTGAGCGAACTCCAGTCCGTGTCGGGTGCCGACGACGGGCAACTCGCCGATCGGGTGCTCGTCTGGGGCGAACCCCGGGCGGCCCAGTCGGCGGCTACCGACGCGTATCCGGCCGCCGCAGTCGAGGTCGCTGGGGGAACCGATCCGTCGTCGCTGTTCGACGACGGGCTGGCGTTCGCGACGAGCGTGATCGCCCTGCTGGTCAGCGTGACGATCTGTGCGTCGTTCGTCGCGACGACCATGGGGATGACCGTCGACGAGGACCGGCAAATGCTCGCCGTCCTCGAGTCGGTCGGCTTTCCGACCTACAGCCGCCTCGCCGTCGTCGCAGTGTCGACGGGAATCACGACGTTGGGAGGGTCGATCGTCGGAATCGGTGTCGGGATGATCGGAATCGTCGGGATCAATACGATCGCCGGCGGGACCGTCGCGCCGGGGGCGGTCGCCCACTTCCATCCGCTGTTCGTGCCGTACGCGATCGCCGTCGCGCTCCTCTCGGGACTGGTCGCCGTTCCGTACCCGCTTGCCGTCGCCGCGCGAACGTCCGTCCTCGAGGAGGTGAACCGATGA